Proteins encoded in a region of the Streptococcus sanguinis genome:
- a CDS encoding thymidine kinase, producing the protein MAQLYYKYGTMNSGKTIEILKVAHNYEEQGKSVVIMTSAVDTRDGFGVVSSRIGMKRNAMAIEDQTDIFGYIQQLPEKPYCVLIDEAQFLKRHHVYDLARVVDELGVPVMAFGLKNDFRNELFEGSKHLLLLADKIEEIKTICQYCSRKATMVLRTDNGKPVYDGEQIKIGGHETYISVCRKHYFNPDIK; encoded by the coding sequence ATGGCTCAGTTATACTACAAATATGGCACGATGAATTCGGGCAAGACCATTGAAATTTTGAAAGTGGCCCACAATTATGAAGAACAAGGCAAGAGCGTAGTTATCATGACCTCGGCTGTTGATACCCGCGACGGTTTTGGTGTCGTTTCTAGTCGTATCGGTATGAAGCGGAATGCTATGGCTATTGAAGATCAGACGGATATTTTTGGCTATATCCAGCAGCTGCCTGAGAAGCCATACTGTGTTTTAATTGATGAAGCTCAGTTCTTGAAACGCCATCATGTCTATGATTTGGCTAGAGTGGTGGATGAGTTGGGTGTTCCAGTTATGGCTTTTGGTCTGAAGAACGATTTTCGCAATGAACTCTTTGAAGGCTCCAAACATCTCTTACTCTTGGCTGATAAGATTGAGGAGATTAAAACCATTTGCCAATATTGCTCTCGTAAGGCCACCATGGTTTTACGGACTGATAACGGAAAGCCGGTTTATGACGGAGAGCAGATTAAAATTGGCGGCCACGAGACCTATATCTCAGTCTGCCGCAAGCACTATTTTAACCCTGATATTAAGTAA
- a CDS encoding 4-oxalocrotonate tautomerase, whose protein sequence is MKEAKNMPFVRIDLFEGRTLEQKKALAKEVTEAVVRNTGAPQSAVHVIINDMPEGTYFPQGEMREK, encoded by the coding sequence ATAAAGGAGGCAAAAAATATGCCATTTGTTAGAATTGATTTATTTGAAGGTCGTACTCTGGAGCAGAAAAAAGCTCTTGCCAAGGAAGTAACTGAAGCCGTTGTCAGAAATACAGGCGCACCTCAGTCTGCTGTCCATGTCATTATTAACGACATGCCAGAAGGAACCTACTTCCCACAAGGAGAAATGAGGGAAAAATAA
- a CDS encoding glycoside hydrolase family 1 protein gives MIDVTKFSRDFLWGSASAAYQVEGAWDEDGKSLSIWDTFVRQPNRTFKNTTGDVAVDHYHHYKEDVKLMAEMGLKAYRFSIAWTRILPEGRGEVNQRGIEFYSNLIDELLKYNIEPIITIYHWDLPQTLQDEYGGWESRKIIDDFLYYAEILFKNFGDRVKYWIGLNEQNVFVGLGYRDGYFPPGIKDIKRMHQVNHIVNLANATIIKRFHDLKIKGQIGPSFAFPVLYALDNRPENVLAMEKSLDVNVWYWMDAYLLGRYPKTALAYLKNQFGIELDIREGDLEILKAGRPDFVGVNYYQSHTFAANVPNAEAGEPDQFKHVPNEHLERTSWEWEIDPIGLRIALRRITSRYDIPIMITENGLGEYDTLTEDRKIHDPYRIEYLDNHITAVQNAIEDGCQVIGYCTWSFTDLLSWLNGYGKRYGFVYVDRDEEEGGSLERIRKDSFYWYQKLIKEFESKR, from the coding sequence TTGATTGATGTGACAAAATTTTCCAGAGACTTTCTCTGGGGATCGGCTTCAGCAGCCTATCAAGTTGAAGGAGCTTGGGATGAAGATGGTAAGAGTCTGTCTATCTGGGACACCTTTGTCCGCCAGCCTAATAGGACCTTTAAAAACACGACAGGCGATGTGGCAGTGGACCATTATCATCACTATAAAGAAGATGTGAAACTGATGGCCGAAATGGGCCTAAAAGCTTATCGATTTTCTATTGCATGGACCCGTATTTTGCCCGAGGGACGAGGAGAGGTTAACCAGAGAGGGATTGAGTTTTATTCAAATCTGATTGATGAGCTTCTCAAATATAATATTGAACCTATTATCACGATCTATCACTGGGATCTGCCTCAGACGCTTCAAGATGAGTATGGAGGCTGGGAATCCAGAAAGATAATCGACGATTTCCTGTATTATGCAGAGATTCTCTTCAAAAACTTTGGAGATCGAGTGAAATATTGGATAGGACTTAACGAGCAAAATGTCTTTGTTGGACTCGGCTACAGAGATGGCTATTTCCCACCAGGAATTAAAGACATCAAGCGAATGCATCAAGTCAATCACATTGTCAACTTGGCTAATGCGACAATTATCAAGCGATTCCATGATTTAAAAATAAAAGGTCAAATCGGTCCAAGCTTTGCCTTTCCTGTTCTCTATGCTCTGGATAATCGACCAGAAAATGTTCTAGCAATGGAGAAATCCTTGGATGTTAATGTTTGGTACTGGATGGATGCTTATCTATTGGGACGTTATCCAAAGACAGCCTTAGCTTATCTGAAAAATCAATTCGGTATAGAATTGGATATCCGAGAAGGGGATTTAGAGATTTTAAAAGCTGGTCGTCCAGATTTCGTTGGTGTCAACTATTACCAATCTCATACTTTTGCTGCTAATGTACCGAATGCTGAGGCTGGAGAGCCGGACCAGTTTAAGCATGTGCCAAACGAACACTTAGAGCGTACTAGCTGGGAGTGGGAAATAGATCCAATTGGTTTGCGAATTGCTTTACGGCGGATTACCAGCAGATATGACATCCCGATTATGATAACTGAAAATGGGCTAGGAGAGTATGATACCTTAACGGAAGATAGAAAGATCCATGACCCATATCGGATTGAATATCTTGATAATCATATTACAGCTGTACAAAATGCCATAGAAGATGGTTGCCAAGTCATCGGCTATTGTACGTGGTCTTTCACAGATCTACTTTCATGGCTCAACGGTTATGGCAAGCGCTATGGATTCGTTTATGTAGACCGTGATGAGGAAGAAGGGGGTAGTCTAGAGCGGATTCGAAAAGATAGTTTTTACTGGTATCAAAAATTAATTAAAGAATTTGAGAGCAAAAGATAA
- a CDS encoding PTS sugar transporter subunit IIC, whose product MEKFFNSKFMTKLQEIGYKLANNVFIQSLQAGLGSLLGLITVGSLFQVLAAIGNETALGWFKTGDAVYNTLTLPFRFSMDFISIWVAIFFAYHYAKNLKLKSPIMAAVDTAVTFMLVAGAFVDTEEFSGLQLDYLGSQGMFISFFIVFVVVQIEKFCYEKDIKIKMPDVVPQFLQDSFGSILPVFFSITLFLLLNVGIGALTAGAYNVPSGFMALLRAPLGAVSSVPGIVMLCMLALILWCFGIHGTLIIIPIISPLGIQAATTNAALHANGQPMQFFPVLLYTSMALVGGTGNTWALVLMGLRSKSKQISAVSKISLIPGWFGINEPVTFGMPIMFNPILCIPYVLNVPIMMILTYFAYKTGFIIPAWIVVSAQLPMGFSNYLTTLRWQNFVWDYILILPAMLIYYPFFKKYEEQLVKQEAEMETLEAKGGAAA is encoded by the coding sequence ATGGAAAAATTCTTTAACAGTAAATTCATGACCAAACTTCAGGAAATTGGTTATAAACTGGCCAACAATGTGTTTATACAGTCTTTACAAGCTGGATTAGGCTCTCTCTTGGGATTGATTACCGTAGGTTCCTTATTTCAAGTCTTAGCTGCAATTGGAAATGAAACTGCTCTAGGTTGGTTCAAAACAGGGGATGCAGTGTATAATACATTGACCTTGCCTTTCCGTTTTTCAATGGATTTTATTTCTATCTGGGTTGCCATCTTCTTTGCTTATCATTATGCTAAGAATTTGAAATTGAAATCCCCTATTATGGCAGCTGTTGATACAGCAGTTACTTTCATGCTTGTGGCAGGAGCTTTTGTTGATACTGAAGAATTCTCCGGTCTGCAATTAGACTATCTCGGCTCACAAGGTATGTTTATCAGCTTCTTCATTGTCTTTGTCGTCGTTCAGATTGAAAAATTCTGTTATGAAAAAGATATTAAAATAAAGATGCCAGATGTTGTGCCGCAGTTCCTGCAAGATAGTTTCGGCTCTATTCTGCCGGTATTCTTCTCCATCACTCTCTTCCTCTTGCTGAATGTTGGAATTGGAGCCTTGACAGCAGGAGCTTATAATGTTCCGTCTGGTTTTATGGCTCTCTTGCGTGCACCGCTTGGCGCTGTATCATCTGTTCCAGGTATTGTGATGCTTTGTATGTTAGCGCTGATTCTTTGGTGTTTCGGTATTCATGGTACCCTCATCATTATTCCAATCATTTCTCCGCTTGGGATTCAAGCGGCAACAACCAATGCTGCTCTTCATGCGAACGGTCAGCCAATGCAATTCTTCCCAGTCTTACTCTACACTTCCATGGCTTTAGTTGGTGGTACAGGGAATACCTGGGCACTAGTCCTGATGGGCTTACGTTCAAAATCTAAACAAATCAGTGCCGTATCAAAGATTTCGCTCATTCCTGGGTGGTTTGGTATCAACGAGCCAGTAACATTTGGTATGCCAATTATGTTCAACCCAATTCTTTGTATCCCTTATGTACTCAATGTGCCTATTATGATGATTTTGACTTATTTTGCTTACAAAACAGGCTTTATCATTCCAGCTTGGATTGTTGTCAGCGCTCAGTTGCCAATGGGCTTTAGTAACTATCTGACCACCCTTCGTTGGCAAAACTTTGTTTGGGACTATATCTTGATTTTACCAGCTATGTTAATCTACTATCCATTCTTCAAAAAATACGAAGAGCAATTGGTTAAGCAAGAAGCTGAAATGGAAACTCTAGAAGCCAAAGGAGGTGCAGCAGCTTGA
- a CDS encoding PTS sugar transporter subunit IIB, producing the protein MKILLICAAGMSTSILMKKMEQYANDQGIDLDIKAVGLMDYQDYAQDYDVILLGPQVSYKLDSVKETVSKPVATIPAMDYAMGDCKNIFQLIKAIS; encoded by the coding sequence ATGAAAATCTTATTAATATGTGCAGCCGGAATGTCCACGAGCATCCTGATGAAAAAAATGGAGCAATATGCAAATGACCAAGGTATTGACCTCGATATAAAAGCGGTCGGATTGATGGACTATCAAGATTATGCTCAGGACTATGACGTAATTTTATTAGGTCCTCAGGTTTCTTATAAACTTGATTCTGTCAAAGAGACAGTTTCAAAACCTGTTGCCACCATTCCAGCTATGGATTATGCAATGGGAGATTGTAAGAATATCTTTCAATTAATTAAAGCAATATCTTAA
- a CDS encoding PTS lactose/cellobiose transporter subunit IIA, with translation MEEWNSSAEIIAMSLIANSGAARSLAFEALKKAKLAEFDAAKELMDGANSVILKAHHSQTELLQEEAQGNGHQLSILLVHAQDHFMTSLLAIDLITEMIELYSNREGERQ, from the coding sequence ATGGAAGAATGGAATAGTTCAGCGGAGATTATTGCCATGTCCTTAATTGCCAATTCTGGTGCGGCCCGATCCTTAGCTTTTGAAGCACTTAAAAAAGCAAAATTAGCCGAATTTGATGCAGCTAAGGAATTAATGGATGGGGCAAATAGTGTTATTTTAAAAGCCCATCATTCTCAAACGGAATTATTGCAGGAAGAAGCACAAGGAAACGGTCATCAGTTGAGTATATTGCTTGTTCATGCACAAGATCATTTTATGACGAGTCTCTTGGCTATTGACCTTATCACTGAGATGATTGAACTGTATTCCAATAGAGAAGGAGAAAGACAATGA
- a CDS encoding DUF3284 domain-containing protein, translating to MKIIRELQVTSDEFYDFLESEFLNQINQTDNQTKKIDRLKKGLRYSKLSDNVYTKTDYEILDYRRHETYVIQISSHSEKTITSYKTKPCSKGLEVTLEQEQNKLTKNSKSKLIKWMGELLYFGRLSENLYKIQGEIEKARKAKTQ from the coding sequence ATGAAGATTATTAGAGAACTCCAAGTCACTTCAGATGAATTTTATGACTTCTTGGAAAGCGAGTTTCTGAATCAAATCAATCAAACTGACAATCAAACAAAAAAGATAGATAGGTTAAAGAAAGGACTTCGTTACTCAAAATTGTCAGACAATGTCTATACCAAGACTGATTATGAGATTCTGGACTATCGTCGCCATGAAACCTACGTCATTCAAATCTCGTCCCACAGTGAAAAAACGATTACTTCCTACAAGACCAAGCCTTGCTCAAAAGGGCTTGAGGTTACGCTAGAACAAGAACAAAATAAATTGACAAAAAATTCAAAAAGCAAGCTCATCAAGTGGATGGGAGAGCTTCTCTACTTTGGTCGCCTTTCGGAAAATCTTTATAAGATTCAAGGGGAAATTGAAAAGGCTAGAAAAGCGAAAACTCAGTAA
- a CDS encoding family 20 glycosylhydrolase, producing MKQGITPQYWKQENSGRYFTKETQIFSPIPILSDTLRAHPRARNDGQLAFPAIHFVEGISREVGQEVMQSFSLAYPSNPEAHIVKATEDGIFVYALSQRGLFYGAISIIQMLQDGYLPYGLAYDEPVCSERGLKVFLPSRKNMDFFKQFVDMLAFFKYNTLMIEIGGAMEYKKHPEINQEWIKYCADMAEYSGKTKEIQDYTFPWYKNAIHMENGDGEFLSQNDVKDLVLYCKERFFEVIPEVPSLGHCDYLMLGHPEIAEIPEDPYPDTYCPSNPASYELLFDVLDEIIEVFEPEVINIGHDEYYSIAMCERCKGKAGSDIFAEDVIKIYDYLKQKNVRTMIWGDKLLKNAIVPDAGPFGGAEIVMYTPQFKKDTGKKVGIMPATWQAINQIPKDVEILHWLWSLDEQLEDEVLEEGFSIRYGNFEGYLFPHWAEHLKKGSKGAIISNWSTLNEVILQRNVIFFGLAYAYEMFWNHDYRDEDYATIRDKTLSYLFHYHYPDLQNHSRSLEALAHPSWIEIGYATDYFVEYQWFVDGVFPEMETYQIGNILLIYTDQTKFTVPIIFGENIGKTSVDWDRSTNTNPLPGEPIYKVDEQLFEVSLRTKPYQKEQQTFFAFPIQNPYPEKELKNVEVETEADKDCQIFVDQIAYYH from the coding sequence ATGAAACAAGGCATCACACCTCAATATTGGAAACAAGAAAACAGCGGTCGCTATTTCACTAAAGAAACTCAAATATTCAGCCCGATTCCTATTTTGAGTGACACTTTACGGGCTCATCCAAGAGCAAGAAATGATGGACAGCTGGCTTTCCCTGCCATTCATTTCGTAGAAGGGATTTCCCGAGAAGTTGGTCAAGAGGTCATGCAGTCCTTTTCACTTGCCTATCCATCCAATCCTGAAGCGCACATCGTAAAGGCTACTGAAGATGGTATTTTCGTTTATGCTTTGTCCCAACGTGGCTTATTTTATGGGGCAATTTCGATTATCCAAATGTTGCAGGATGGCTACTTACCTTATGGTTTGGCCTACGACGAACCCGTCTGTTCTGAGCGTGGACTCAAGGTCTTTTTACCGTCTCGTAAGAATATGGATTTCTTCAAGCAATTTGTGGATATGCTTGCTTTCTTCAAGTACAATACCCTCATGATTGAAATCGGCGGTGCTATGGAATATAAAAAACACCCTGAAATTAACCAGGAGTGGATTAAATATTGTGCTGATATGGCTGAATACTCTGGCAAGACCAAAGAAATCCAAGACTATACCTTCCCTTGGTACAAGAATGCCATTCACATGGAAAATGGTGATGGGGAATTTCTAAGTCAAAATGATGTGAAAGATCTGGTCCTCTACTGTAAGGAACGATTTTTTGAAGTGATTCCTGAGGTTCCCTCTCTTGGCCACTGTGACTACCTGATGCTTGGCCACCCTGAAATCGCAGAAATCCCTGAAGATCCTTATCCGGACACTTACTGCCCATCAAATCCTGCCTCTTATGAACTCCTCTTTGATGTTCTGGATGAAATCATTGAGGTCTTTGAACCTGAAGTCATCAATATCGGACATGATGAATACTATTCAATTGCCATGTGTGAGCGCTGCAAAGGAAAGGCTGGATCAGACATCTTTGCAGAGGATGTTATCAAAATTTATGACTATCTAAAACAGAAAAATGTCCGAACCATGATTTGGGGAGACAAGTTACTTAAAAACGCTATCGTTCCTGATGCAGGGCCTTTTGGTGGAGCAGAAATCGTCATGTACACTCCCCAGTTCAAAAAAGATACAGGCAAAAAAGTTGGCATCATGCCGGCAACCTGGCAGGCTATTAACCAGATTCCCAAAGATGTCGAAATTCTCCATTGGCTCTGGAGTTTGGATGAACAACTGGAAGATGAAGTTTTAGAAGAAGGCTTTAGCATCCGTTATGGTAATTTTGAAGGCTATCTCTTTCCGCATTGGGCTGAGCATTTGAAGAAGGGGAGCAAGGGGGCTATCATCTCCAACTGGAGCACCTTAAATGAGGTAATCCTGCAGAGAAATGTCATTTTCTTTGGCTTGGCCTATGCTTACGAGATGTTTTGGAATCATGACTATCGTGATGAAGACTATGCGACTATCCGTGATAAAACCTTATCTTATCTCTTCCATTACCACTATCCTGATCTTCAAAACCACTCGCGCAGCCTTGAAGCACTGGCGCATCCCAGCTGGATTGAAATTGGCTATGCTACTGACTATTTTGTGGAATACCAATGGTTTGTGGACGGTGTCTTCCCTGAAATGGAAACCTATCAAATCGGAAATATTCTACTAATCTATACTGATCAAACCAAGTTCACTGTTCCCATTATCTTTGGAGAAAACATTGGCAAAACAAGTGTTGACTGGGATCGGTCTACCAATACCAACCCTTTACCTGGTGAACCTATCTATAAAGTAGATGAGCAATTATTTGAAGTCTCGCTTAGAACCAAACCTTATCAAAAAGAGCAGCAAACTTTCTTCGCATTTCCTATTCAAAACCCTTATCCTGAAAAGGAATTGAAGAATGTAGAGGTTGAAACAGAAGCTGACAAAGATTGTCAAATTTTTGTTGATCAAATTGCCTATTATCACTAA
- a CDS encoding MATE family efflux transporter encodes MLILFETKGGGRVSEKKTFLKQFLRLSLPFSLQFLLASAVNLADVVMIGQLGEKQIAAAGAANQIFFLLTIVQFGIGSGASVFMAQYWGAQRIADMRKTLGLVYMLSGIISASFTLVALLFPKQLIGFYIHDTEAIQLGAQYLSIVSWTYLMTAITTSLATMCRCSNEVFLPTLASLLSMATNIIGNAVLIFGLIGFPKLGLVGAAIATFIARLLELCLLVFGVYRTRMAGAASITELFAFHKDFIYQFLKKTLPVVFNEGAWSLGTTIGLAIIGLLGTEVVASTQIASAIAQIGFVFVRGAGNAVAVMLGNTIGENQVEKALQDAKRFLLLLPLIGLIVSVLLIWATPLALKLYNLSNQTEQLTILMIQLNALLFIPKAFSVVLIVGILRSGGDTNYACLLDILPVWLFSIPLGYALVSLQAPIWLIFLVINGEDILKPIWGIPRVFSGKWLHNLVQEHM; translated from the coding sequence TTGCTTATCCTATTTGAAACGAAAGGAGGTGGGAGAGTGAGTGAAAAGAAAACATTTCTGAAACAATTCTTACGTCTCAGTCTACCGTTTTCTCTTCAATTTCTACTAGCCAGCGCTGTCAATCTAGCTGATGTTGTCATGATTGGACAGCTAGGGGAAAAACAAATCGCAGCTGCTGGTGCTGCCAACCAGATTTTCTTTCTCTTGACTATTGTACAGTTTGGTATCGGTAGCGGAGCTTCTGTCTTCATGGCCCAATACTGGGGAGCCCAGCGAATTGCTGATATGAGAAAAACCTTGGGATTAGTCTATATGCTGAGCGGGATCATCTCCGCTTCCTTTACTTTAGTCGCTTTACTTTTTCCCAAGCAACTGATTGGCTTTTATATCCATGATACCGAAGCTATTCAGTTGGGCGCCCAGTACCTATCTATCGTCTCCTGGACCTACCTGATGACAGCTATCACAACCTCCTTGGCCACCATGTGTCGCTGTAGTAACGAAGTTTTCTTACCAACTCTTGCAAGTCTCCTATCCATGGCGACCAATATCATTGGCAATGCCGTCCTTATTTTTGGACTGATTGGATTTCCTAAACTTGGACTGGTTGGTGCTGCTATTGCTACCTTTATTGCTCGATTGCTAGAGCTTTGCTTGTTAGTATTTGGTGTCTATCGAACAAGGATGGCTGGAGCAGCTAGCATAACTGAACTCTTTGCCTTTCACAAAGATTTTATTTATCAATTTTTGAAAAAAACCTTGCCAGTCGTCTTCAATGAAGGCGCCTGGTCGCTCGGAACAACGATTGGCTTGGCCATTATCGGGCTATTAGGTACTGAAGTGGTGGCCTCTACCCAGATTGCTAGCGCCATTGCCCAAATTGGTTTTGTCTTCGTTCGTGGTGCAGGCAATGCCGTAGCTGTTATGCTAGGCAATACCATCGGAGAGAATCAAGTAGAAAAAGCCTTACAAGATGCCAAGCGCTTCTTACTTCTATTACCTCTCATCGGGCTCATCGTCAGCGTCCTACTCATCTGGGCCACGCCCTTAGCCCTGAAACTCTACAACTTAAGCAATCAGACAGAGCAGCTAACCATCTTGATGATTCAGTTAAATGCCCTGTTGTTTATCCCAAAAGCATTTAGTGTTGTTTTAATCGTTGGGATTTTACGTAGCGGAGGCGATACCAACTATGCCTGTCTGCTAGATATTTTACCCGTCTGGCTCTTCAGCATTCCACTTGGCTATGCTCTGGTTAGTCTGCAGGCTCCCATTTGGCTAATCTTTCTTGTGATAAATGGCGAAGACATTCTCAAGCCAATCTGGGGCATCCCTCGTGTCTTCTCAGGGAAATGGCTGCATAATCTTGTACAAGAGCACATGTAA
- a CDS encoding PRD domain-containing protein — translation MKVAKTLVLEYLEQELLKNNKQGLETKVIAAALGMQRSNVSTILNQLVKEGLLVKGNTRPVQYQLKEVFVENPLDFPSIIGENGSLRTAIQLAQAAILYPNYALPVLILSEVGAGRTHFVNKMMEFAIQNQAISKPQLFEKINCLDYIDVLDDLLKLLFGSEATKSVFEKVAEGILFIDNIQVLSSADQNRLISWLNHREGEQKRRQKKGLVIIGSSAKLSEHLSNKLPVVIQLPSYPNRPISEKLELLNYFLAIESKNSAHDIQVPRDVIHSFILSANISNIKELEYAVRTACANAFVRSLRSELKDLTLSNDDLPIPYQGIRHLGSHNVVKIDELIGKRKVLIYDKELGLLDFPEQESDDLYNKIKSEYSQLSERGIEQDDIFEAVRNYIQSYIEYKPFVKKEDELENLNQLETIVSAEVIQLVQAFVLSVQKELNIELNSTAYYGISLHVNAMLKQKGSLNRQLDNDAIVKVIRDYPIEYAQCSKFARQLETRFQLAVPIDEIVILTMFIIESEKKQDSLRPILLYVLHGKGVAKSLAESTKMLTKNSQVYGFDILLEESLEESYRKLKEQIEELDQGLGVIVLYDMGSIKEMLDKIREETLIKIREFEIPITIIGMGIARRCLIENDIDSVFHAFHMEMNQLYKNRDQEKIIITLCYTSEGGSLQLKHYLDQYSKLGYRVIALSVANKEMLIEEVMALRKTYQVHAFVGTFDPQIMGIPFISIKDVFEQPKEHLDKLLMFVPTSVNSYDYEKVYQFLEEQFVYTSLAKIKKILPAILDEFDFYYQLTEEQTIGLFVHIACLVERTLSGECLKKSSKEIAGVIEKFPDDYKHVRKIIRTVERSFKILVDDAEVSVLIQMLRKL, via the coding sequence ATGAAGGTTGCCAAAACACTAGTCTTAGAATATCTAGAACAAGAATTACTAAAGAATAATAAGCAAGGTCTTGAAACGAAAGTAATTGCTGCTGCTTTAGGAATGCAACGCTCAAATGTGAGCACTATCTTGAATCAATTGGTAAAAGAAGGGCTACTCGTTAAAGGAAATACACGGCCAGTTCAATACCAATTAAAAGAGGTATTTGTGGAAAATCCTTTGGATTTTCCAAGCATTATAGGTGAAAATGGCAGTTTGCGAACAGCCATCCAGTTAGCACAGGCAGCTATTTTATACCCAAATTATGCCCTTCCAGTACTCATTTTATCCGAGGTCGGTGCTGGTAGAACTCACTTCGTTAATAAAATGATGGAGTTTGCCATTCAAAATCAAGCGATTAGTAAACCTCAGTTGTTTGAAAAAATTAACTGCTTAGACTATATTGATGTTCTCGATGATTTGCTGAAGTTGTTATTTGGCTCAGAGGCAACGAAGTCTGTATTTGAGAAAGTAGCAGAAGGAATTTTATTTATAGATAACATACAAGTTTTATCTTCGGCGGATCAAAATAGATTGATTTCCTGGCTGAATCACAGAGAAGGGGAACAAAAGAGACGTCAGAAGAAAGGTTTGGTAATTATCGGAAGTAGCGCTAAGCTATCTGAACATTTATCCAATAAACTTCCTGTTGTAATCCAGCTGCCTTCTTATCCGAATCGACCGATTAGTGAAAAGCTAGAGTTACTAAATTACTTTTTAGCTATCGAATCAAAGAATTCTGCCCATGATATTCAAGTGCCGCGTGATGTCATTCATTCCTTCATCCTATCAGCGAATATTAGCAATATAAAAGAATTAGAATATGCAGTTCGAACTGCTTGTGCCAATGCTTTTGTAAGAAGTCTGAGGTCGGAGCTAAAAGATTTAACACTTAGTAATGACGATTTGCCTATTCCTTATCAAGGAATTCGGCATTTAGGTAGTCATAATGTAGTTAAAATCGATGAATTGATTGGCAAACGTAAGGTGTTGATTTATGATAAGGAGTTGGGATTGCTGGATTTTCCAGAGCAAGAGTCGGATGATTTATATAACAAAATTAAATCAGAATATTCTCAGTTATCAGAAAGAGGCATTGAGCAGGATGATATTTTTGAGGCAGTAAGAAACTATATTCAAAGCTATATTGAATACAAACCTTTTGTTAAGAAAGAGGATGAGTTGGAAAATCTTAATCAGCTTGAGACGATTGTTTCTGCTGAAGTAATCCAGTTGGTACAAGCCTTTGTTTTATCTGTTCAAAAAGAACTCAATATAGAGCTTAATTCGACGGCATATTACGGCATCAGCCTTCATGTCAATGCGATGCTTAAGCAGAAAGGGTCGTTAAACCGGCAGTTGGATAATGATGCTATTGTGAAAGTGATTCGGGATTATCCAATAGAGTATGCACAATGTTCTAAATTTGCCAGGCAGCTAGAAACAAGATTTCAACTAGCTGTTCCGATAGATGAAATCGTCATCCTAACCATGTTTATTATTGAATCCGAAAAGAAACAAGATAGTCTACGACCTATCTTGCTCTACGTTCTGCATGGTAAAGGGGTTGCCAAGTCCTTGGCTGAGTCAACCAAGATGCTGACTAAAAATAGCCAAGTGTATGGCTTTGATATTCTATTAGAAGAATCTCTAGAGGAAAGCTATCGTAAATTAAAAGAGCAAATTGAGGAACTAGACCAAGGTTTAGGGGTCATTGTCCTCTATGATATGGGCTCGATTAAGGAAATGCTGGATAAAATTCGAGAAGAAACTCTGATTAAAATCAGAGAATTTGAAATTCCCATTACTATTATTGGCATGGGGATTGCACGGCGCTGTTTGATAGAAAATGATATTGACAGTGTCTTTCATGCTTTTCATATGGAAATGAATCAGCTTTATAAAAATAGGGACCAGGAAAAAATCATCATTACACTCTGTTATACCAGCGAAGGTGGTTCTCTTCAGCTCAAGCACTATCTTGATCAGTATTCAAAGCTGGGTTACCGTGTCATTGCTTTGTCAGTTGCTAATAAGGAGATGTTGATTGAGGAAGTGATGGCCTTAAGAAAGACCTATCAAGTTCATGCTTTTGTTGGAACTTTCGACCCTCAAATTATGGGTATCCCTTTCATTTCCATTAAAGATGTTTTTGAGCAGCCCAAGGAGCACTTAGATAAATTATTGATGTTTGTACCGACCTCTGTCAATAGCTACGATTATGAGAAGGTTTACCAATTTTTAGAAGAGCAATTTGTCTATACTTCCTTAGCTAAGATTAAAAAGATTCTTCCTGCTATTTTAGATGAATTTGATTTTTATTATCAGCTGACAGAGGAGCAAACAATAGGTTTGTTTGTTCATATTGCGTGTCTAGTGGAGCGAACCCTTTCAGGAGAATGCTTGAAGAAGAGCAGTAAAGAAATTGCTGGTGTTATCGAAAAATTCCCTGATGACTATAAGCACGTTAGGAAAATCATCCGAACGGTGGAGCGAAGCTTTAAGATTCTTGTAGATGACGCAGAGGTCAGTGTTTTAATTCAGATGCTGCGCAAATTATAA